The Janthinobacterium lividum genome has a window encoding:
- a CDS encoding carbohydrate kinase yields MSATAFPSFPAFVSAGEALTDMLRTGADSWSSQVGGSTWNVARVMARLGVPSAFAGGVSLDVFGDALAQATDVAGLDMRFLQRHAKSPLLAIVHELHPPTYYFIGDDSADLHFDASLLPAGWMQGAQWVHFGGISLAREPLAGKLVALAQELKAAGVKISYDPNFRIMMDERYDATLRRMTQLADVIKVSDEDLAGLFRQDDIDGAFAILRSWNPQATYLYTRGAQGAALYRGEQTWQAAPPVIEVVDSVGAGDASIGGLLYSLMYRPDADGGQHLRFAVAAGAGACLAAGGAPPSVELVESLMARTELA; encoded by the coding sequence ATGAGCGCCACCGCTTTTCCCTCTTTCCCTGCTTTTGTGTCGGCCGGTGAAGCGCTGACGGACATGCTGCGCACGGGCGCGGACTCCTGGAGCAGCCAGGTGGGCGGCTCGACCTGGAACGTGGCGCGCGTGATGGCGCGCCTGGGCGTACCCAGCGCCTTTGCGGGCGGCGTCAGCCTCGACGTCTTCGGCGACGCTCTCGCGCAAGCGACCGACGTGGCGGGCCTGGACATGCGTTTCTTGCAGCGCCATGCGAAATCGCCGCTGCTGGCCATCGTGCACGAACTGCATCCGCCCACCTATTACTTCATCGGCGACGACAGCGCCGACCTGCATTTCGACGCGTCGCTCTTGCCGGCTGGCTGGATGCAGGGGGCGCAATGGGTGCATTTCGGCGGCATCAGCCTGGCGCGCGAACCGCTGGCGGGCAAACTGGTGGCGCTGGCGCAGGAACTCAAGGCGGCTGGCGTGAAAATCAGCTACGACCCCAACTTCCGCATCATGATGGATGAACGTTACGACGCCACCCTGCGCCGCATGACGCAGCTGGCTGACGTGATCAAAGTGTCGGATGAAGACCTGGCGGGCCTGTTCCGCCAAGACGACATCGATGGCGCGTTTGCCATCCTGCGCAGCTGGAATCCGCAAGCCACGTATTTGTATACACGTGGCGCGCAGGGCGCGGCGCTGTACCGGGGCGAGCAAACATGGCAGGCGGCGCCACCCGTCATCGAGGTGGTCGACTCGGTGGGGGCGGGCGACGCCAGTATCGGCGGCTTGCTGTACAGCCTGATGTACCGGCCCGATGCCGACGGCGGCCAGCATTTGCGCTTTGCCGTCGCGGCGGGCGCGGGCGCCTGCCTGGCCGCCGGCGGCGCACCGCCGTCGGTGGAACTGGTGGAGTCGCTGATGGCGCGCACCGAACTGGCCTGA
- a CDS encoding AGE family epimerase/isomerase — translation MNPDFRSREMLEKHILHTMNFYHPRAIDASGGFYHFFLDDGTVYDASTRHLVSSTRFIFNYAMAYRHFGDDDYQAALRHGVAFLRDVHRDPATGGYAWQLSWKDGVKTVEDGANHCYGLAFVLLAYAHALHAGMTEARAYLDETFELMEQRFWLPEHGLYADVASADWATLDGYRGQNANMHACEAMLAAFEATGEARYLHRAETLAHNITVRQAGLANGMIWEHYRPDWSIDWDYNLHDKSNIFRPWGYQPGHFTEWAKLLLIMERHSRFMAGPSDWLLPRARALYDTALAKAWDGAHGGIHYGFGPQDEICDGDKYFWVQAESFAAAAVLAARTGDEAYWQSYDKIWDYSWTHFVDHEHGAWYRILTPENAKISNEKSPAGKVDYHTMGACYEVLNVMGGAA, via the coding sequence ATGAATCCCGATTTCCGCTCCAGGGAAATGCTCGAAAAGCATATCCTGCACACGATGAACTTTTATCACCCGCGCGCCATCGATGCGAGCGGCGGCTTTTATCACTTCTTCCTCGATGACGGCACGGTGTACGACGCCAGCACGCGCCATCTGGTCAGCAGCACGCGCTTCATCTTCAATTACGCCATGGCTTACCGCCATTTTGGCGATGACGATTACCAGGCGGCCCTGCGCCACGGCGTGGCCTTCTTGCGCGACGTGCACCGTGACCCGGCCACGGGCGGCTACGCCTGGCAACTGTCGTGGAAGGATGGCGTCAAGACGGTGGAAGACGGCGCCAACCACTGCTACGGCCTGGCCTTCGTGCTGCTGGCCTATGCCCACGCGCTGCACGCCGGCATGACGGAAGCGCGCGCGTATCTGGACGAGACTTTCGAATTGATGGAGCAGCGTTTCTGGCTGCCCGAACACGGCCTGTATGCGGACGTGGCCAGCGCCGACTGGGCTACCCTGGATGGCTACCGGGGCCAGAACGCCAACATGCATGCCTGCGAAGCCATGCTCGCCGCTTTTGAAGCGACGGGCGAGGCACGCTACCTGCACCGTGCCGAAACCCTGGCGCACAACATCACCGTGCGCCAGGCGGGCCTGGCGAACGGCATGATCTGGGAACACTACAGGCCCGACTGGTCGATCGACTGGGACTACAACCTGCACGACAAGAGCAATATCTTCCGTCCGTGGGGCTACCAGCCTGGCCACTTCACGGAGTGGGCCAAGCTGCTGCTGATCATGGAGCGCCACAGCCGGTTCATGGCCGGTCCGTCCGACTGGCTGCTGCCACGCGCGCGCGCCCTGTACGACACGGCGCTGGCCAAGGCCTGGGATGGCGCGCATGGCGGCATCCACTACGGCTTCGGCCCGCAGGACGAGATCTGCGACGGCGACAAATACTTCTGGGTGCAGGCGGAAAGCTTCGCCGCCGCCGCCGTGCTGGCCGCGCGCACGGGCGACGAAGCCTACTGGCAAAGCTACGACAAGATATGGGATTACAGCTGGACGCACTTTGTCGACCATGAACACGGCGCCTGGTACCGCATTTTGACGCCGGAGAACGCCAAGATCAGCAACGAGAAAAGCCCGGCCGGCAAGGTCGATTACCACACCATGGGCGCCTGCTATGAAGTGCTGAACGTGATGGGCGGTGCAGCATGA
- a CDS encoding tetratricopeptide repeat protein: MKTILLILNLALAQPVLAQPAAAPAPRQHPALVEFDMSGLDDVRARVQAVINRPADLSPDKVAAFEKARLAAEGGDTVVQLDLAQMLHGGEGTPRDVDAGLAWMKKSAEGGYGPAQAFLGVAYTLGQGMAIDRKLGEYWSRKGAAQGVELANFTVAMHFENVHSSPEEQAHALHWLKYYAENGFIYAYNEIGYRLMMTAKDEAQRKEAFTWYMQAAKALDPPGLNNVAYSYEVGQGVPQSDEAALGWYEMAAIAKSPPGQTGFARLLEQGRGGPTRQGPAPKPFALYLLAAKQGDAQAMERLVKVYDEGELEQAADPAQAALWREKLRLAKTP, encoded by the coding sequence ATGAAGACCATCCTGCTCATCTTGAACCTGGCCTTGGCGCAGCCCGTGCTGGCCCAGCCAGCCGCCGCGCCTGCGCCGCGCCAGCATCCGGCCCTGGTCGAATTCGATATGTCCGGCCTCGACGACGTGCGCGCAAGGGTGCAGGCCGTGATCAACCGCCCGGCCGATCTGTCGCCAGACAAGGTCGCCGCCTTCGAGAAGGCGCGCCTGGCTGCCGAAGGGGGCGATACGGTCGTCCAGCTGGACCTGGCGCAGATGCTGCACGGCGGCGAGGGCACGCCGCGCGACGTCGACGCCGGCCTGGCGTGGATGAAAAAATCGGCCGAAGGCGGTTATGGCCCGGCGCAGGCTTTCCTGGGCGTGGCCTACACGCTGGGCCAGGGCATGGCAATCGACCGCAAGCTGGGCGAATACTGGTCGCGCAAGGGCGCCGCGCAAGGTGTGGAACTGGCCAACTTCACGGTGGCCATGCACTTCGAAAATGTCCACAGCAGCCCGGAAGAACAGGCGCATGCGCTGCACTGGCTCAAATACTATGCCGAAAACGGCTTTATTTACGCCTACAATGAAATCGGCTACCGCCTGATGATGACTGCCAAGGACGAGGCGCAGCGCAAGGAAGCGTTCACCTGGTACATGCAGGCGGCCAAGGCGCTCGACCCGCCCGGCTTGAACAATGTCGCGTACTCGTATGAAGTGGGGCAGGGCGTGCCGCAGAGCGACGAGGCGGCCCTGGGCTGGTATGAAATGGCGGCCATCGCGAAAAGCCCGCCGGGGCAGACGGGTTTCGCGCGGCTGCTGGAGCAGGGGCGTGGCGGCCCAACCCGGCAAGGACCGGCGCCCAAGCCCTTCGCGCTGTACCTGCTGGCGGCGAAGCAGGGCGACGCGCAAGCCATGGAACGGTTGGTCAAGGTGTACGATGAGGGCGAGCTGGAACAGGCAGCTGACCCGGCGCAAGCCGCACTGTGGCGCGAAAAGCTCAGGCTGGCCAAGACCCCCTGA
- a CDS encoding tetratricopeptide repeat protein, which yields MPKKLLLLIPFLLPLPILAQTSPTLLDLQLIAIEARADVASHSPESIAEFAEAQRAAQAGDVEAQLALARMLQLGVGTPQDTAQSMAWIRKSAEGGYAPAQSALGLAYSVGGKVPIDRVQGEYWLRKGVAQGDELAQTILALEFINGDSSAEEQALALTWLKAAALEQHFVPAYNALGEHLMRAAKDDEQRSEAYTWYQRSAREKEPAGMRNLAHAYELGLGVKQSDKWALVWYERAGWSGDLPAMRRMLDVYVKGELGQGVNADDAAEWRSKLAEKEKK from the coding sequence ATGCCCAAGAAATTACTCTTGCTGATTCCTTTTCTCCTGCCGCTGCCCATCCTGGCGCAGACCTCGCCCACCTTGCTCGATCTGCAGCTGATCGCCATCGAGGCCAGGGCTGATGTGGCTAGCCATAGCCCGGAAAGTATCGCCGAGTTTGCAGAGGCGCAGCGTGCCGCGCAAGCGGGCGATGTGGAGGCGCAGCTGGCGCTGGCGCGCATGCTGCAGCTGGGCGTCGGCACGCCGCAAGACACGGCGCAGTCGATGGCCTGGATACGCAAGTCGGCCGAAGGCGGCTATGCGCCGGCGCAATCGGCTTTGGGGCTGGCTTATTCCGTGGGCGGCAAGGTGCCCATCGACCGCGTGCAGGGCGAATACTGGCTGCGCAAGGGCGTGGCGCAAGGCGACGAACTGGCGCAAACCATCCTGGCGCTGGAGTTCATCAACGGCGACAGCAGTGCCGAAGAACAGGCCTTGGCCTTGACGTGGTTGAAGGCGGCGGCACTGGAACAGCACTTTGTTCCTGCCTATAACGCGCTGGGCGAGCACCTGATGCGGGCCGCCAAGGACGATGAGCAGCGCAGCGAGGCCTACACCTGGTATCAAAGATCGGCGCGTGAAAAGGAGCCTGCGGGTATGCGCAACCTCGCCCATGCCTATGAGCTGGGCCTGGGCGTGAAACAGTCGGACAAGTGGGCCCTGGTCTGGTACGAGCGGGCCGGATGGAGCGGCGACCTGCCCGCCATGCGGCGCATGCTTGACGTGTATGTCAAAGGCGAACTGGGACAAGGGGTGAATGCCGACGACGCGGCCGAATGGCGCAGCAAGCTGGCTGAAAAGGAAAAGAAATGA
- a CDS encoding DUF1090 family protein codes for MNHLSKTALTLLVALAASANTTASAAETQLAGCAAKRESIRSELHQAQEQGLSDKVAGLTRALDEVNAHCRDNVLVERHNKRIVKAQAKVNQTERSLRLAQEANKEPKKIAKLEGKLEKAKAELAALQAQQP; via the coding sequence ATGAATCACCTATCGAAAACCGCCTTGACCTTGCTCGTCGCCCTCGCCGCCAGCGCCAACACCACTGCCAGCGCCGCCGAGACCCAGCTGGCCGGCTGCGCCGCCAAACGCGAAAGCATCCGCAGCGAATTGCACCAGGCGCAGGAACAGGGCCTGTCCGACAAGGTCGCGGGCCTCACGCGCGCGCTCGACGAAGTCAACGCCCACTGCCGCGACAACGTGCTGGTCGAACGCCACAACAAGAGGATCGTTAAGGCGCAAGCCAAGGTGAACCAGACGGAGCGTTCGCTGCGCCTGGCCCAGGAAGCCAACAAGGAACCGAAGAAGATCGCCAAGCTGGAAGGCAAACTGGAAAAAGCCAAGGCGGAACTAGCCGCCCTGCAGGCGCAGCAGCCCTGA
- a CDS encoding SWIM zinc finger family protein: MNWHAVYRSFDDDSLATLANAGLLRRALKDIEAGKVGWQDDVGGPLIADGQRVTLDAGGPQKGRCDCPAPGMCKHILAAAVWLRELPQNSEQDSAQQGAPASVQEEVLALDSAAVCKQAGKPAVRQALAWLAEGDQADVTIVNARLQIELPLLKLGCSYLRGAGVDAMVSDTPAALRKALHLYALACVWRKHGREFAWPAGLATAPAAAAPGMSTSELVFLAQVRRLLGELYDNGLSHASAIAAGQLRALTMSARSENLPRLAAMLRGLGGTLDLLVRRDYHASERQAFEEMAAVCALCAALEHAPGPLLQRLRGQARRSFDAAGDAPLDLLPLGAYWWETRGGAHGLTLSFWQHAEGCEGRVVQAVLARPDASDRSFTRESAWAASSLWAGAGSARHMCEASWQLAGASLADDGRLAIDSRVRASAAPLWALDDARWQSLGFSDWTALAAFMSSNVGLTPEPIDCVVLRPAAVARPQLDEVGQRLDWQVFDTCGNALDLQIPALPALRPRITRLQAAVADGADIRAVLASRARGEPGGWQPVALLIAKNGKLRVVSLDFEVDAGKLPSALTRFFKSLGGASLASSVPHQTSAASRVLAQVLDLLALQARSGRPRLEAELAGELARHGATLRALGLDLPAGLLVAYVGTPRAAQALRLAYVCTTCVALEAAG; encoded by the coding sequence ATGAACTGGCACGCCGTGTACCGCAGCTTTGACGACGACAGCCTGGCGACGCTGGCCAACGCGGGCCTGCTGCGCCGCGCCCTGAAAGATATCGAGGCGGGCAAGGTGGGCTGGCAGGATGACGTGGGTGGCCCCCTGATTGCCGACGGCCAGCGGGTGACGCTCGATGCGGGTGGACCGCAGAAGGGCCGCTGCGATTGCCCGGCGCCCGGCATGTGCAAGCATATTCTGGCCGCTGCCGTGTGGCTGCGCGAACTTCCGCAGAACAGTGAGCAGGACAGTGCGCAGCAGGGGGCGCCGGCCAGCGTGCAGGAGGAGGTGCTGGCGCTCGACAGCGCGGCCGTCTGCAAGCAGGCGGGCAAGCCGGCGGTGCGCCAGGCGCTGGCCTGGCTGGCGGAAGGCGACCAGGCGGACGTCACCATCGTCAACGCCAGGCTGCAGATCGAGCTGCCCTTGTTGAAGCTGGGCTGCAGCTATTTGCGCGGCGCCGGCGTGGACGCCATGGTGTCCGATACGCCGGCCGCCCTGCGCAAGGCGCTGCACCTGTATGCGCTGGCCTGCGTCTGGCGCAAGCATGGGCGGGAGTTTGCCTGGCCGGCAGGCCTGGCAACGGCGCCCGCCGCCGCTGCGCCCGGGATGAGCACGTCCGAGCTGGTGTTCCTGGCCCAGGTGCGGCGCTTGCTCGGTGAGCTGTACGACAATGGCTTGTCGCATGCCAGCGCGATTGCCGCCGGCCAGCTGCGCGCGCTGACCATGTCGGCGCGCAGTGAAAACCTGCCCCGCCTTGCCGCCATGCTGCGTGGCCTGGGCGGTACGCTGGACTTGCTCGTGCGGCGCGATTACCACGCCAGCGAGCGCCAGGCATTTGAGGAGATGGCGGCTGTCTGCGCCTTGTGCGCGGCGCTCGAACACGCGCCTGGCCCGTTATTGCAGAGATTGCGCGGACAGGCGCGGCGCAGCTTTGATGCGGCCGGCGACGCGCCTCTCGACCTATTGCCGCTGGGCGCGTATTGGTGGGAAACGCGCGGCGGCGCGCATGGCCTGACCTTGTCGTTCTGGCAGCATGCAGAGGGATGCGAGGGGCGGGTCGTACAGGCAGTGTTGGCGCGGCCCGACGCCAGCGACCGCTCGTTTACGCGCGAATCGGCATGGGCTGCGAGCAGCCTGTGGGCGGGCGCCGGCAGCGCCCGGCATATGTGCGAGGCGAGCTGGCAGTTGGCAGGCGCGTCCCTGGCCGACGATGGGCGCCTTGCCATAGACAGCCGGGTGCGCGCCAGTGCGGCGCCGCTGTGGGCGCTCGACGATGCGCGCTGGCAGAGTCTGGGTTTCAGCGACTGGACGGCGCTGGCCGCCTTCATGAGCAGTAACGTCGGCTTGACGCCGGAGCCCATCGATTGCGTGGTGCTGCGCCCGGCGGCCGTCGCGCGGCCGCAGCTCGACGAAGTGGGGCAGCGGCTTGATTGGCAAGTGTTCGACACCTGTGGCAACGCCCTGGACTTGCAGATACCGGCACTGCCGGCGCTGCGTCCGCGTATCACGCGGCTGCAGGCGGCCGTGGCGGATGGCGCCGATATCCGGGCCGTGTTGGCCAGCCGCGCGCGTGGCGAGCCAGGTGGCTGGCAGCCGGTGGCGCTGCTCATCGCCAAGAATGGCAAGCTGCGCGTGGTGTCGCTCGATTTTGAGGTCGACGCGGGCAAGCTGCCGTCGGCGCTGACGCGTTTTTTCAAGAGCCTGGGGGGCGCTAGCCTGGCGTCGTCGGTGCCGCACCAAACCTCGGCGGCATCGCGGGTGCTGGCCCAGGTGCTCGACCTTCTCGCACTGCAGGCGCGTAGCGGCCGGCCACGGCTGGAAGCCGAGCTGGCCGGCGAACTGGCGCGGCACGGCGCCACCTTGCGCGCGTTGGGCCTAGATTTGCCGGCCGGCCTGCTGGTGGCCTACGTCGGCACGCCGCGCGCGGCGCAAGCCTTGCGCCTGGCGTACGTCTGCACGACGTGCGTCGCGCTGGAGGCGGCAGGGTAG
- a CDS encoding VWA domain-containing protein → MAENLHNQELLRRWRLMLGRYAQPLQTEAWSANDGRLDASLDYLYGREYERKGMLRAGGGGSLDPSQLRAIDWLAQARKLFPQDVYERVQGHAIERYELSGLLRDPAVLASLEPNQALARALIGMRGRLGADMHDAVRAVIRHVVEDITERLRKDFVNAVVGRRNRFRRTQMKSAQNFDWRATIAANLKHYDLASRRLLMARPVFNARVKRSLPWDVILCVDQSASMMDSVIYAAVVAGILSGLPAVNVRLVVFDTSVVDLTHLAADPVEVLLTVQLGGGTNIGRAVQYCEQLVNNPQRTVLALISDFEEGAPPGPLLAALKRMAESRVTLLGLAALDARAQPVYDHGMAQRLADQGMHVAALTPQHFAEWLAGVMG, encoded by the coding sequence ATGGCTGAGAATCTGCATAATCAGGAATTGCTGCGCCGCTGGCGCCTGATGCTGGGACGCTACGCGCAGCCGCTGCAAACCGAAGCCTGGTCCGCCAACGATGGCCGGCTCGATGCCAGCCTCGATTACCTGTATGGCCGCGAGTATGAACGCAAGGGCATGCTGCGTGCAGGCGGTGGTGGTTCGCTGGACCCCAGCCAGTTGCGCGCCATCGACTGGCTGGCGCAGGCGCGCAAGCTGTTTCCGCAGGACGTGTACGAGCGCGTGCAGGGCCATGCGATCGAGCGCTATGAATTGAGCGGCCTGCTGCGCGACCCGGCCGTACTGGCCAGCCTGGAGCCTAACCAGGCGCTGGCGCGCGCCCTGATCGGCATGCGTGGGCGGCTCGGCGCGGACATGCATGACGCGGTGCGCGCCGTGATACGGCACGTGGTCGAGGATATCACCGAGCGCCTGCGCAAGGATTTCGTCAACGCGGTGGTGGGGCGGCGCAACCGCTTTCGCCGCACGCAGATGAAGAGCGCGCAGAACTTCGATTGGCGCGCCACCATTGCCGCCAACCTGAAACACTATGATCTGGCCAGCCGTCGCCTGCTGATGGCGCGGCCCGTCTTCAATGCGCGCGTCAAGCGCAGTCTGCCGTGGGACGTCATCCTGTGCGTCGACCAGAGCGCCTCGATGATGGATTCGGTGATCTATGCGGCCGTGGTGGCCGGCATCCTGTCCGGCCTGCCTGCCGTGAATGTGCGGCTGGTGGTGTTTGACACCAGCGTGGTGGACCTGACGCACCTGGCCGCAGACCCGGTCGAGGTGCTGCTGACGGTGCAGCTGGGTGGTGGCACGAATATCGGCCGGGCGGTGCAGTATTGCGAGCAGCTGGTGAACAATCCGCAGCGCACGGTACTGGCCCTGATCAGCGATTTCGAGGAGGGCGCGCCGCCAGGGCCGCTGCTGGCGGCGCTCAAGCGCATGGCTGAGTCGCGCGTCACCCTGCTGGGCCTGGCCGCGCTCGACGCGCGCGCACAGCCTGTGTATGACCACGGCATGGCGCAGCGCCTGGCGGATCAGGGCATGCACGTGGCGGCACTGACGCCGCAGCACTTTGCCGAATGGCTGGCCGGGGTGATGGGATGA
- a CDS encoding DUF5682 family protein — protein sequence MAVVQPDLPPDLPAGVAAARARLFGHGLYFAPVRHHSPACAHALQAMLRELRPAAVLIEGPEGFTDMLPLLLDERTRPPVALLCQTQVAGAEGARAQSAFFPFCDYSPEWVALREGAAVQAQLAFIDLPWQARAGTADAQPDADARSLMAERYLAHSSYLNALAARAGCRDQDELWDHLFEARSRTALADWRSVFGDVFSYCAMARLDYEPAVLEAEGSLPRERHMAAHIARWRKQVDGPVVVVTGGFHTSALIELLDADPAPAAPAIAGASWLIRYSFERLDALNGYGAGMPAPAYYQAVWDALQSPAPGDHQLAVAVDQLTRVAQDSRARGVQERISTAQVQAAVLQAARLAALRGHAGPGRQDVLDAMRSCFVKGAIDDGMQGLFDDVRRQMTGSRLGDVPPSAGSPPLVQDARAAAHRHGLRLDDGDRRLARLDLYRKERHRRRSRFFHLMQYLDTDLARWQGGPDFMAGSRLELLFEEWTYAWTPLVEARLIELAADGATLDEVALARLLREEQALGAAGRARSAGSAAALLVRACMVGLHERLPDLLSLLSRHLDDDADFTSVVACGHALVTLWRAREPLGVREHPGLLALMRRVWPAALFLLPGLADTGMDGEGAQVGQLLALREFGRAARSVLPAPEAGLAFEAGDLHQRLQALTATRACAPGICGAAAALLFLDGAWDEQNLSRLLEQRFGAGATPHNAVRFLSGLMAAAPELLLTQPGLRRSFNTLVGSWDEVSFIQYLPDLRLAFTGLKPQETSDLAEALAVLNGAAPDALQVEFHYDVSEDEMLAGGRLNAALAACLERDALAVWLDISTEKPHG from the coding sequence ATGGCTGTAGTGCAGCCGGACTTGCCGCCGGACTTGCCGGCCGGCGTGGCTGCCGCGCGCGCCAGGCTGTTCGGGCATGGCTTGTACTTTGCGCCGGTACGCCACCACAGCCCGGCATGCGCGCATGCGTTGCAGGCCATGTTGCGCGAATTGCGCCCGGCCGCCGTGCTGATCGAGGGGCCGGAAGGCTTCACGGACATGCTGCCCTTGCTGCTGGACGAACGCACGCGCCCGCCCGTGGCGCTGTTGTGCCAGACGCAGGTGGCAGGCGCAGAAGGCGCGCGCGCGCAATCGGCGTTTTTCCCGTTTTGCGATTACAGCCCCGAATGGGTGGCGCTGCGCGAGGGGGCGGCCGTGCAGGCGCAGCTGGCCTTCATCGACCTGCCGTGGCAGGCGCGCGCGGGCACGGCTGACGCGCAGCCCGATGCCGATGCGCGCAGCCTGATGGCCGAGCGCTACCTGGCCCACAGCAGCTATCTGAACGCCCTGGCCGCGCGCGCCGGCTGCCGCGACCAGGACGAACTGTGGGATCACCTGTTCGAAGCGCGTTCGCGCACGGCGCTGGCGGACTGGCGCAGCGTGTTTGGCGACGTGTTTTCGTACTGCGCCATGGCCCGCCTCGATTACGAGCCGGCCGTGCTGGAAGCGGAGGGAAGCCTGCCGCGCGAACGTCACATGGCGGCGCATATCGCCCGCTGGCGCAAACAGGTGGATGGCCCCGTCGTGGTGGTCACAGGTGGCTTTCATACCAGCGCGCTGATCGAACTGCTTGACGCCGATCCCGCGCCTGCCGCGCCGGCCATTGCCGGCGCCAGCTGGCTGATACGCTACAGCTTTGAGCGGCTCGATGCCCTGAATGGCTACGGCGCCGGCATGCCGGCGCCCGCCTACTACCAGGCCGTCTGGGATGCCCTGCAATCGCCGGCGCCGGGCGATCATCAGCTTGCCGTCGCCGTGGACCAGTTGACCAGGGTGGCCCAGGATAGCCGGGCGCGTGGCGTGCAGGAGCGCATTTCCACGGCGCAGGTACAGGCGGCCGTGCTGCAGGCGGCCAGGCTGGCGGCCTTGCGCGGCCATGCTGGGCCAGGCCGCCAGGATGTGCTTGACGCCATGCGCTCCTGCTTCGTCAAGGGCGCCATTGACGATGGCATGCAAGGCCTGTTCGACGACGTGCGGCGCCAGATGACGGGCAGCCGGCTGGGCGACGTGCCGCCATCGGCCGGTTCGCCGCCGCTGGTGCAAGACGCGCGCGCGGCGGCGCATCGCCACGGCTTGCGCCTCGACGACGGCGACCGGCGGCTGGCGCGCCTGGACCTGTACCGCAAGGAACGCCACCGCCGGCGCAGCCGCTTCTTTCATCTGATGCAGTATCTGGACACAGACCTGGCGCGCTGGCAGGGCGGCCCCGATTTCATGGCCGGCAGCCGGCTGGAACTGCTGTTCGAGGAATGGACGTATGCATGGACGCCGCTGGTCGAAGCGCGCCTGATCGAATTGGCTGCCGATGGCGCCACCCTGGACGAGGTGGCGTTGGCGCGGCTGCTGCGCGAAGAGCAGGCGCTGGGCGCCGCGGGCCGGGCCCGTTCGGCCGGCAGCGCCGCTGCCCTGCTGGTGCGCGCCTGCATGGTGGGCTTGCATGAACGTCTGCCCGATCTGTTGTCGCTGTTGTCGCGCCATCTCGATGACGATGCCGATTTTACCTCCGTCGTCGCCTGCGGCCATGCGCTGGTGACCCTGTGGCGCGCGCGGGAGCCGCTGGGCGTGCGCGAGCATCCCGGCTTGCTGGCGCTGATGCGGCGTGTCTGGCCGGCCGCGCTGTTCCTGCTGCCCGGGCTGGCCGATACGGGGATGGACGGGGAAGGCGCGCAAGTGGGGCAGTTGCTGGCACTGCGTGAATTTGGTCGTGCCGCACGCAGCGTCTTGCCGGCTCCGGAGGCAGGCCTGGCTTTCGAAGCCGGCGACCTGCACCAGCGCCTGCAGGCCCTGACGGCGACGCGCGCCTGCGCGCCCGGCATCTGCGGCGCCGCCGCCGCGCTGCTGTTCCTTGATGGCGCCTGGGATGAACAGAATTTGTCGCGCTTGCTGGAACAGCGCTTTGGCGCCGGCGCCACGCCGCATAATGCCGTGCGCTTCCTGTCGGGTCTGATGGCCGCCGCGCCTGAATTGCTGCTGACGCAGCCGGGACTGCGGCGCAGCTTCAATACCCTGGTCGGCAGCTGGGACGAGGTCAGTTTCATCCAGTATCTGCCCGATTTGCGGCTGGCCTTCACGGGCCTGAAGCCGCAGGAGACGAGCGACCTGGCCGAGGCGCTGGCGGTGCTCAACGGCGCCGCGCCGGACGCCTTGCAGGTCGAATTCCACTACGACGTCAGCGAAGATGAGATGTTGGCAGGCGGCCGCCTGAACGCGGCGCTGGCCGCCTGCCTGGAGCGCGATGCGCTGGCTGTCTGGCTGGATATTTCAACGGAGAAGCCGCATGGCTGA